DNA sequence from the Vicia villosa cultivar HV-30 ecotype Madison, WI linkage group LG3, Vvil1.0, whole genome shotgun sequence genome:
GCTGCCATGGTGTTTGGAGCTCAAACTCTGCAATATAGTCATTGACAGTAGCCATCTGCTCTTTATGGGTTATAGTATTTTCTCTCCTAGCACCCAGTAACACAGTTTGGCCTAACTAATCTGCCCATGTTAACGGAAAGCATTATCCCACTACCGAGAGAAAATGGTTATTCTTTTGTAACATATTGAACATTTTGTAGTATTTAGTATAGTTTTGTTTTGTGTTGCTGCATTTTGCTCTCATGTTTATAACCGATTATTTCCTGTGTGATGCAGGGCATTTTGTTTCGTGCTTATGAACCAAATATTTTCAGCAAGCGAAAGAGAAGCTCTGGCTTTCATCCCTAATGCTTAATCCAGTTTTTAATTGAGTATTTTCTTTCTTGTCTGCTTTCAGGCCGAGTTGTTGGAGGAGAAAGAGGAAAAGGAAGGCCTTGAGATTGATGATGCTCGAAACACCATTGTAGAAGTTGAAAATGTATTCGAAACACCATTAGCTTAGCtgagtaatatttatttattttgatgggATTAGCCAAGTAATATTAGTAGTGTCTTCGGTGGAGGATAttatcactactagaaatactcgtattacctgcggaatttcctgcgaaaaatattccgcaggtatacctgcggattttcctgggactttattaaataaaataaattttctgCGGATTCAGAGTTGGCAGCAAATTCCGCaagaatacctgcggattttactgcgaaaaatgtattttaaaccaaatatctaacaaaaatataaaatccgcaggtaatttcacaggaaactttcctgcggatcTTCCTGCGATTATCAACTTTTACTAACACCAAACTGTAATACAAAaattcgcaggtaattccgcaggaaattttcctgcgaaattacctgcggattggacatttaattatttaaatttataaaaaaatttaatcattatattttctattttattaattatatttatggtgttttatatttagtttaattttaattttcaatctAAATTTTTTCAatgttactaattatttttataatgtattttagttaatttttaataaaataaataaatgatatgaaaatttttaaattataatgtattttagttaattatatttatggtgtttttatatttagtttaattttaatttttattcttaattttttcaatgttattaattatttttataatgtattttagttaatttttaataaaataaataaatggtgaataaattttttgtatatttatatggttctttattgtttttcctaAAGTCTatataaaaaagttaataaaattttaatgattaattattcaatattattattattatattaattaattttttaatgtaaattgtgttattttttaattttaacttaatAGTTTGTGATAAAAAATTATCTTATATTTTCACGGTTTTACAGTTTTGTACTAATATAATTTTGTTTGTagagtttttaatttaaaagttctTTTAcacattttttttgtaaatttattaataaatttaaatgttttctacacataataatatcttttataaattttattaaaaatataaatatgattattaatattaagttaatattttttataattatatagtgtaaaaatatttattaattataaataaattagtttaTGAATGAATAAAAATTGTGTATATTTATATGtctttttattgtttttcctAAAGTCTatataaaaaagttaataaaattttaaagattaattatgttaattaatttttttaatgtaaattctgtaaattttaaattttaactttgaaTGAATCTATTCCTATGTTGCAATCTCTAATAAAATATACTTCGTGttcatctacttaatataaatccaaggttgtcatgatggcaaccctagccacatgtcaccttggtaacaactctaaacataaaCCCTAATCGTATTTTTACAAATTTATccctacattaaaaataaataaataaataataataataattataaacaaaacaataataataataaaaataataataaggataataataataaacataataatttaattataattaaaataactaaaataattaaaattataataaaaataaaatattcagccatcactattaacaataataacataaataataaattataatataatattcatctcataatataaaataaaattattattattatagtaatgatataatataatattcagctactatgattaaaaataatatgatttataaaaattataagtgTTTAACTAATTTATGTGTAacgttttaaaatttttaaatataataaattatatttataacagaccaataaattataatataatattcatctaattataaaaaataaaatattaatagtaataatataatttaatatttagatactacaattaaaataatattaaaaatagtaataaaatgatattcaaccatcactattattaataataataataataatataaataataaattataatataatattcatctaataataaaaaataataatactaataatataatataatattctgcaactatgattaaaaataatataattttttaaaactataagTATTTATCTATTTTGCAATAGTAGTAAACAAAAAATAtgaatacaattttaatatatattaattattaaaaaagtgATTACTCCAGGAGAGCCCCTGTAGCTTGGAGCAAATTATGTGAGCCTAAGAACCTTGGTGGTTTAAATATCATTGATTTAAGGAGATGGAATAAAGCATGCATGAGTAAACTGCTTTGGGACCTATGCAGAGAGAGAGATAGCTTGTGGATCAGGTGGGTCCATACATACTACATAAAAGGTGTCAATGTGATGGAGGTCCAGATCAAGTCCACCTGCTCTTGGATGCTAAGAGCATTTCTGAATCAAATGGGTGATGTTAGTCATATGGCTGAGTGGCAGAGAATGCTGACTGAGAGCAAGTTTTGCAAGAAGATTATCTACATGAAGTTTCTCAACAATAGCCAGGATGTGCCTTGGAAGAAGCTGTTTTTTGGCAATGCTGCTAGACCTAGGGCAATCTTCACTTTGTGGATGGTGTGTCTTGGTCGAATTTCCACAAAAACTAGGCTTATGAAGTTTGGTATTCTTGATAATAATAATTGTGTGATGTGTACTGGAGATGAGGACTTGAATCATCTCTTTTTTCTGTGTGAGAGGACCAAGAGTATATGGCAAGAGGTTTTGAATTGGCTGCAGGTAGAACATGGTACAGGTGGTTGGGATTATGAGCTGAAGTGGATGATACATAGGTGCAATCAGAAGGGGTGGAAATCGATCCTTCTCAAGACTGCCTTGGCTGAAACTGTACATGCTTGCTGGCTGTATAGGAATAGTTTCGTGTTTAAGGATGATGATAAAGATAGGAATAGGCATAGAAGAATTGCTAAAGAGATTATAGATAGAATAGTGCAAAGAATATGGAATAAACCAAAGCTTAGAGGAAAGATAGCTCCTTTTCTTCTTTGAGTTGGATAGGGTATAGTTAGTTTTTGAGCTGGATCCTATGGGCCGCTTTGTACATAACTGTTTTTtggaattatatatataatttcttattcttccaaaaaaaaatttttaaaaaagtatatacataagtattttatataaataaacaaaataataataattaaaataataataatgataataataataataaacataataattttaaaaaaatttcttacaatttaaataaatgaataattcaaattatattttatttaaagcattataaataattaatttaatgcaTAATGTTTTTATTAGAGCTAATtataactaatttattttattacattATAACTAAttctttttaaataattataactaATAAATTTATGTGTAAGGTTTTTaaagttttaaatataattaatataatttattattatatttataacagAGCAATAATTTACTATTATTAAGTATAAATTGTATTGAAAATCAATGGTACCCCATTAAATGCTTTTATTGTGATGTTTTTTTATCTTTACAATTTCTTCGATATAAaatttttattcaatataaataGGTTACATCTACCACTCAACCCATATAGAAATGAGATCtacttttccttttttttgttaCAAGATCTACTTTTCCTTTTGTATTGATATTTTGATTACTTTTTCCGAGCTTTCTCTTatgttttaactattttttaatttacgtTGTAGACTAATGAATTTGATTTATGTTGTTCTAGGCTAAAGACTCAACTTTATTTGTTCtatcaattatttaaatattttatctattttaatttcttcaatataacattttattcaatataaataGGTTACATCTACCACTCAACCCATATAGAAATGAGATCtacttttccttctttttttttttggttacaagATCTACTTTtcgttttgtattgatatttcgACTACTTTTCCAAAGTTCTCTCTTatgttttaactattttttaatttacattGCAGGTTAATGAATTTGATTTATGTCTCAGGTTAAAGACTCCACTTTATTTATCCtatcaattatttaaatattttttctatggTGTTTTGTATATTAATTTGTTTTGAGCAATTATATTGATATTGATGTGTAATCTTTAAAACAATTCATACAATTTATATAAATCAATAAttcaaatgatattttatttaaaacattataactaattaatttaatctgtaatatttttatattattgtagctaattataactaatttattttatagcATTATaactaatctattttaaatcattataactaataattttatgtgtaacattttaaaatttataattataattattataatttactaTTATGTTTATAACTGACCAATAATTTACAACTATTAAGTATACTTTCTATAGAGAATTAATTTGAAAATAAACGGTAccccaattaaatatttttattgtgatgtttttttatcttttcaatttcttcaatatgaaatttttattcaatataaataGGTTAAATCTGACTACAACCCAACTTACCACCCAACCCATAGAGAAATgagatctatttttttttttttttacaagatcTACTTTTCCTTTTATATTgatatttgtattattttttctGAGCTCTCTCTTatgttttaactatttttttatttatgttgcaGGCTAATGAATTTGATTTAAGTTCCATGTTAAAGACTCAACTTTATTTATCCtatcaattatttaaatattttatctatttaaatattttatctatgatattttgtaataatTTGTTTTGAGCATCAATATAATATTTTGCTATCTACTTTtatgattttctcttatttttattgtttatttgaatattattatttttgtcatGTGaacgaaaaaaaaaagaggataaAGAAAACTCATATTATTTTTGCATCCTTATTATTTGAAAAACATGAGAAAAATTATAGCTCATGTAAGTACATTTTTAATAGTAATCTTTGAGAGAAATgtgtatttaatttaaatttatttatttaattattggagATCTTCAATAAACACAAATGAAGAATCTAATAATACAAAAAATGTATCCTTTGTCAATATTTTATTGAGAAAAAGGAATTTGTGATTCACTTGATATAATGAGAATGACAAAAATGAATTGTTTTATATTAAAACATGTatctaattgattttaaaatgtttataaattattattttaaaaaataaaataaaaatgttaataaaaaatttatgttatGATTTTGTATGATCTTACCCATATTATCTTTGAAATTTATCCACACCTCTCTATTAAAATATCTAAACTTgagtttaaaatttttttttattttattgcgaTTTTAATTgagattacatgtttttatttccCACATTTCTATGTAGAAACACTTGATCAAACTGATAGTATGATCGCATACATTTAGTTAAGGTGCACAATTAATAATAAAGTGCATGATTCAAAAATTATATTACATGTTATAAAAACAACTAAAATACATTGTAAGGAATTTAATTCGACCATGCAAATTATTTCTTAATTTAtacaattattattttctttgaaatataATTAAAGTAATAATGAGAATACAATATTTGGAAAAAGtaaaattagaataataaaaaagataaaaagaaatcaaataaatGAGAAAAAACATTTATATACAATCATACATTATGCCatcaattattatttatatattctcATTGAACGAAAACGttcatataaatatattataataaaatttgtgCAACACACAAGTTATATACATAGCCTCAAAatactataaattaaatttttaaacaaataaaggTCTAGGTAATATGTTTATGTAAGTAGATATAATATAAATATGTGTAATTTAATCTCACATATTATTgactaaaaaattatttattttttctaatttattgtctttcacattataaaaaataataataatataattgcaAACATAATCTAAATGGCctacaaaataaatttatatgcaaataaaaaattaaatatcaattgttataaaaatgtaattttatttctaatatacCCGTGCGAAGCACGGGCCGGCAAtctagtaaaagaaaaaaaaccacAACTCGTAAAAGCAAAATGCAATGGAGGAAACCCTAATCGTGAATCATCTCAATCGACTGTTTCATAAACCCTCTCCGTCAACCATTGTGTCACCTCCGTATGGAGCATCTCAATTCTAGGTCGTAGTCTCCGTTTTTCCTCTCGTAATTTCCTCAAATTTCTCCATTTTTTGTCTTTGATTTCTACAATTTCAGTTCACGTCGCTTTTAATTTTCATTCTCACTCGAATTCCTAAAATATGTTTACTTTCAATCATCGCACTTGCAGGATCTCAGCAAACACTATCTTTTATGCGGCTAAATCTACCATTTTCGGTTCACACGACTCAAGGATAAGAAATCAAGAGATTTTACTAGAGAAGATTTGAAGGAAGCTCAAGGTTCGAATGTTGGTATTATTGTTGATTGATGCTCTATTCTTGCTACCAATTGCTTTCAAAGTAAATAGTTTTTCATCTTGCAcacaaggtgtttgatgaaaagtCTCAACCAAGTTCTTTCACTTTTTTTCTGTTTCAGTTTGGCTTTTACTTTTTTTGTTCATATTCGTATCAGTTTAATTTTGAATGAGATTTGATGCATTATTATGAAATTTCGAAATATGAATTTGTTTGAGTATGCGATTTAGAAGATTGCGGAGTATGATGTTAACAGCGTTTGATTTTGGATGTTTGATTTTGGATGATTGCTATTAGGAGAACATAAAGCATATAAGTATTG
Encoded proteins:
- the LOC131659074 gene encoding uncharacterized protein LOC131659074, which encodes MGDVSHMAEWQRMLTESKFCKKIIYMKFLNNSQDVPWKKLFFGNAARPRAIFTLWMVCLGRISTKTRLMKFGILDNNNCVMCTGDEDLNHLFFLCERTKSIWQEVLNWLQVEHGTGGWDYELKWMIHRCNQKGWKSILLKTALAETVHACWLYRNSFVFKDDDKDRNRHRRIAKEIIDRIVQRIWNKPKLRGKIAPFLL